One stretch of Actinacidiphila sp. DG2A-62 DNA includes these proteins:
- a CDS encoding DUF3039 domain-containing protein: MSTLEPERGAGTGTLVEPTPQLSHGDGDHERYAHYVQKDKIMASALEGTPVVALCGKVWVPGRDPKKYPVCPICKEIYEGMPVGGGDGDRSSSGKGGNG, translated from the coding sequence ATGAGCACTCTTGAGCCCGAGCGCGGGGCGGGCACCGGCACCCTGGTCGAGCCGACTCCGCAGCTCTCCCACGGTGACGGCGACCACGAGCGCTACGCGCACTATGTCCAGAAGGACAAGATCATGGCGAGCGCGCTGGAAGGCACGCCCGTCGTCGCTCTCTGCGGCAAGGTCTGGGTCCCCGGGCGCGACCCCAAGAAGTACCCGGTCTGCCCGATCTGCAAGGAGATCTACGAGGGCATGCCGGTCGGCGGCGGCGACGGCGACCGCAGCTCGTCCGGCAAGGGCGGCAACGGCTGA
- a CDS encoding YqgE/AlgH family protein: protein MSRMTEVSSLTGRLLVATPKLADPNFDRTVVLLLDHDAKGTLGVVLNRPTPVGVGDVLEPWAELAVPPQVVFQGGPVALDSALALAVVPGAGEARAAGRDGVLGWRRVHGAIGLVDLEAPPELLAAELGSLRIFAGYAGWGPGQLERELADGAWYVVESEPGDVSAPDPERLWRAVLRRQRGELAMVATYPDDPSLN from the coding sequence ATGTCCCGCATGACCGAGGTGTCGTCGCTCACCGGCCGGCTGCTGGTGGCCACCCCGAAGCTGGCCGACCCCAACTTCGACCGCACCGTGGTCCTGCTGCTCGACCACGACGCGAAGGGCACGCTCGGCGTGGTCCTGAACCGGCCCACCCCGGTCGGCGTCGGCGACGTGCTGGAGCCGTGGGCGGAGCTGGCGGTCCCGCCGCAGGTGGTCTTCCAGGGCGGGCCCGTCGCGCTGGACTCCGCGCTCGCCCTCGCGGTGGTGCCCGGCGCCGGCGAGGCGCGCGCGGCCGGCCGGGACGGCGTGCTCGGCTGGCGGCGGGTGCACGGCGCGATCGGCCTGGTCGACCTGGAGGCCCCGCCGGAGCTGCTGGCCGCCGAGCTGGGCTCGCTGCGGATCTTCGCCGGTTACGCCGGCTGGGGACCGGGCCAGCTGGAACGCGAGCTGGCCGACGGCGCGTGGTACGTGGTGGAGTCCGAGCCGGGCGACGTCTCCGCGCCGGACCCGGAGCGGCTGTGGCGGGCGGTGCTGCGCCGCCAGCGCGGCGAGCTGGCCATGGTGGCCACGTATCCCGACGATCCGAGTCTCAATTAG
- the murA gene encoding UDP-N-acetylglucosamine 1-carboxyvinyltransferase encodes MNDNADVLLVHGGTPLEGEIRVRGAKNLVPKAMVAALLGSEPSRLRNVPEIRDVRVVRGLLQLHGVTVENGEEPGELVLDPTRVESANVADIDAHAGSSRIPILFCGPLLHRLGHAFIPGLGGCDIGGLPIDFHFDVLRKFGATIDKRADGQYLEAPQRLRGCKIRLPYPSVGSTEQVLLTAVLAEGVTELTNAAVEPEIEDLICVLQKMGAIISMDTDRTIRITGVERLGGYTHRALPDRLEAASWASAALATEGDIYVRGAQQRSMMTFLNTYRKVGGAFEIDDEGIRFWHPGGPLDAIALETDVHPGFQTDWQQPLVVALTQASGLSIVHETVYESRLGFTEALNQMGAHIQLYRECLGGSACRFGQRNFLHSAVVSGPTKLQGADLVIPDLRGGFSYLIAALAAQGTSRVHGISLINRGYENFLDKLEELGAHIDRPDREIVAVA; translated from the coding sequence ATGAACGACAACGCCGATGTTCTGCTTGTCCATGGCGGCACCCCTCTGGAAGGCGAGATCCGGGTCAGAGGCGCGAAGAACCTCGTGCCGAAGGCGATGGTCGCCGCGCTGCTGGGCAGCGAGCCCAGCAGACTGCGCAACGTCCCGGAGATCCGCGACGTGCGCGTGGTGCGCGGTCTGCTGCAACTGCACGGCGTCACGGTGGAGAACGGCGAGGAACCCGGTGAGCTGGTGCTCGACCCGACCCGGGTGGAGAGCGCGAACGTCGCCGACATCGACGCGCACGCCGGCTCGTCGCGCATCCCGATCCTGTTCTGCGGCCCGCTGCTGCACCGGCTCGGCCACGCGTTCATCCCGGGGCTGGGCGGCTGCGACATCGGCGGCCTGCCCATCGACTTCCACTTCGACGTGCTGCGCAAGTTCGGCGCGACGATCGACAAGCGCGCCGACGGGCAGTACCTGGAGGCCCCGCAGCGGCTGCGCGGCTGCAAGATCCGGCTGCCGTACCCGTCGGTCGGCTCGACCGAGCAGGTGCTGCTGACCGCGGTGCTCGCCGAGGGCGTGACGGAACTCACCAACGCCGCGGTGGAGCCGGAGATCGAGGACCTGATCTGCGTCCTGCAGAAGATGGGCGCGATCATCTCCATGGACACCGACCGGACCATCCGGATCACCGGCGTGGAGCGGCTCGGCGGCTACACCCACCGCGCGCTGCCGGACCGCCTGGAGGCGGCGTCGTGGGCGAGCGCGGCGCTGGCCACCGAGGGCGACATCTACGTGCGCGGCGCGCAGCAGCGCTCGATGATGACCTTCCTCAACACCTACCGGAAGGTCGGCGGCGCCTTCGAGATCGACGACGAGGGCATCCGCTTCTGGCACCCGGGCGGCCCGCTGGACGCCATCGCGCTGGAGACCGACGTGCACCCGGGCTTCCAGACCGACTGGCAGCAGCCGCTGGTGGTCGCGCTGACCCAGGCGTCGGGGCTGTCGATCGTGCACGAGACGGTCTACGAGTCGCGGCTGGGCTTCACCGAGGCGCTCAACCAGATGGGCGCGCACATCCAGCTCTACCGCGAGTGCCTGGGCGGCAGCGCCTGCCGGTTCGGGCAGCGCAACTTCCTGCACTCCGCGGTGGTCTCGGGCCCGACCAAGCTGCAGGGCGCCGACCTGGTCATCCCCGATCTGCGCGGCGGCTTCTCGTACCTGATCGCGGCGCTGGCCGCGCAGGGCACCTCGCGGGTGCACGGGATCAGCCTGATCAACCGCGGCTACGAGAACTTCCTCGACAAGCTGGAGGAGTTGGGCGCCCACATCGACCGGCCCGACCGGGAAATCGTCGCGGTGGCCTGA